From Streptomyces sp. NBC_00237, a single genomic window includes:
- a CDS encoding cytochrome bc complex cytochrome b subunit, producing the protein MSTATTTESKPQQKAPAGERVADWADGRLGIYSLAKSNMRKIFPDHWSFMLGEICMYSFIIIILTGVYLTLFFHPSMNEVVYHGSYAPMHGIRMTEAYASTLDISFDVRGGLLIRQIHHWGALIFLAAMFVHMMRVFFTGAFRKPREVNWLFGFLLFVLGMFTGFTGYSLPDDLLSGTGVRFTQGAILSVPVVGTYISMFLFGGEFPGHDMVARFYSIHILLLPGIMLGLMVAHLILVFYHKHTQFAGPGRTNNNVVGMPLLPVYMAKAGGFFFLVFGIIAIIAAAFTINPVWALGPYRPDQVSTGAQPDWYMGFAEGLIRVMPGWEINLWGHTLVLGVFIPLTLFGVILAVIAVWPFLESWVTGDKREHHIAQRPRNNPTRTGFGVAWITVYFIGLVGGGNDLWATHFHLSLNSISWFVRIGFFAGPVLAFIITKRICLGLQRRDAEKVLHGRESGIIKRLPHGEFVEVHEPLNQGALHTLTAHEQYAPAEVGPSVDENGVERKVGPAEKLRVKLSKGMYGEGNQIAKPTAEEYKEITSGHGHH; encoded by the coding sequence ATGAGTACTGCGACGACTACCGAATCCAAGCCGCAGCAGAAGGCGCCCGCCGGTGAGCGGGTCGCGGACTGGGCGGACGGACGGCTGGGGATCTACTCCCTCGCCAAGTCCAACATGCGCAAGATCTTCCCGGACCACTGGTCCTTCATGCTCGGCGAGATCTGCATGTACAGCTTCATCATCATCATCCTCACGGGTGTGTATCTGACGCTGTTCTTCCACCCGTCCATGAACGAGGTCGTGTACCACGGGTCGTACGCCCCGATGCACGGCATCCGCATGACGGAGGCGTACGCGTCGACGCTGGACATCAGCTTCGACGTCCGTGGCGGTCTGCTGATCCGGCAGATCCACCACTGGGGCGCGCTGATCTTCCTCGCGGCGATGTTCGTGCACATGATGCGCGTCTTCTTCACGGGTGCCTTCCGCAAGCCGCGCGAGGTCAACTGGCTGTTCGGCTTCCTGCTGTTCGTCCTCGGCATGTTCACCGGTTTCACCGGTTACTCGCTGCCGGACGACCTGCTGTCGGGCACCGGTGTCCGCTTCACCCAGGGTGCGATCCTGTCCGTGCCGGTCGTCGGCACGTACATCTCGATGTTCCTGTTCGGCGGGGAGTTCCCCGGGCACGACATGGTCGCCAGGTTCTACTCGATCCACATCCTGCTGTTGCCGGGCATCATGCTCGGCCTGATGGTGGCTCACCTGATCCTGGTCTTCTACCACAAGCACACCCAGTTCGCGGGCCCCGGCCGCACGAACAACAACGTCGTCGGCATGCCGCTGCTGCCGGTCTACATGGCCAAAGCCGGAGGCTTCTTCTTCCTGGTCTTCGGCATCATCGCGATCATCGCGGCGGCGTTCACGATCAACCCGGTCTGGGCGCTCGGCCCGTACCGTCCGGACCAGGTGTCCACCGGCGCGCAGCCCGACTGGTACATGGGCTTCGCCGAGGGTCTGATCCGTGTCATGCCGGGCTGGGAGATCAACCTCTGGGGCCACACGCTGGTCCTGGGCGTGTTCATCCCCCTGACGCTCTTCGGTGTGATCCTCGCCGTCATCGCGGTGTGGCCGTTCCTGGAGTCCTGGGTCACCGGCGACAAGCGCGAGCACCACATCGCGCAGCGTCCGCGCAACAACCCGACCCGCACCGGCTTCGGCGTCGCCTGGATCACGGTCTACTTCATCGGCCTCGTCGGCGGTGGAAACGACCTGTGGGCCACGCACTTCCACCTGTCGCTCAACTCGATCTCGTGGTTCGTGCGCATCGGCTTCTTCGCCGGTCCGGTCCTGGCGTTCATCATCACCAAGCGGATCTGCCTGGGTCTCCAGCGCAGGGACGCCGAGAAGGTGCTGCACGGACGCGAGTCCGGCATCATCAAGCGGCTGCCGCACGGTGAGTTCGTCGAGGTGCACGAGCCCCTCAACCAGGGCGCCCTGCACACGCTCACGGCGCACGAGCAGTACGCGCCGGCCGAGGTCGGCCCCTCCGTGGACGAGAACGGCGTCGAGCGCAAGGTCGGCCCGGCCGAGAAGCTGCGCGTCAAGCTCAGCAAGGGCATGTACGGCGAGGGCAACCAGATCGCCAAGCCCACCGCCGAGGAGTACAAGGAGATCACCAGCGGCCACGGCCACCACTGA
- the trpD gene encoding anthranilate phosphoribosyltransferase, which produces MNVVTPVGGDSVAARSWPGILNPLLRGQHLDADDTAWAMDRIMSGEATDAQIAGFAVALRAKGETVEEVTGLVRAMYAHAHTIEVPGPTVDIVGTGGDLAKTVNISTMSAIVIAGTGARVVKHGNRAASSASGSSDVLEKLGVNLDLTPRRVVEVAEEAGITFCFAVKFHPALRYAAKARKELGAQTTFNILGPLTNPAQVRAQAVGVADARMAPIVAGVLAARGNSALVFRGDDGLDELTTTATSRVWVVRDGAVREEAFDPREVGLELVPVEALRGADASYNAEVARRLLAGEKGPVRDAVLLNTAAALVALNPGGGSLTEEIAAGIEKARESLDSGSAQAALERWVAASNA; this is translated from the coding sequence ATGAACGTTGTGACCCCAGTTGGCGGCGACAGCGTGGCGGCCCGCAGCTGGCCGGGCATCCTCAACCCCCTGCTGCGCGGCCAGCACCTCGACGCGGACGACACCGCCTGGGCGATGGACCGCATCATGTCCGGCGAGGCCACCGACGCGCAGATCGCCGGTTTCGCGGTCGCCCTGCGCGCCAAGGGCGAGACCGTCGAGGAAGTGACCGGTCTGGTACGGGCGATGTACGCGCACGCCCACACCATCGAGGTGCCCGGCCCCACCGTCGACATCGTCGGCACGGGCGGCGACCTCGCCAAGACCGTCAACATCTCCACCATGTCGGCCATCGTCATCGCCGGTACGGGCGCGAGGGTCGTCAAGCACGGCAACCGGGCCGCGTCCTCCGCGAGCGGCTCCTCCGACGTGCTGGAGAAGCTGGGCGTCAACCTGGACCTGACGCCGCGCCGGGTGGTGGAGGTCGCCGAGGAGGCGGGCATCACCTTCTGCTTCGCGGTGAAGTTCCACCCGGCCCTGCGATACGCCGCCAAGGCCCGCAAGGAGCTCGGCGCGCAGACCACCTTCAACATCCTGGGCCCGCTCACCAACCCGGCGCAGGTGCGCGCCCAGGCGGTCGGCGTGGCCGACGCCAGGATGGCCCCCATCGTCGCGGGCGTCCTCGCGGCACGCGGGAACTCCGCGCTCGTCTTCCGGGGCGACGACGGCCTCGACGAGCTGACCACCACGGCGACGTCCCGGGTCTGGGTCGTGCGGGACGGGGCCGTCCGCGAGGAGGCGTTCGACCCGCGCGAGGTGGGCCTGGAACTCGTCCCCGTGGAGGCCCTGCGCGGTGCGGACGCCTCGTACAACGCGGAGGTGGCCCGTCGGCTCCTCGCCGGGGAGAAGGGTCCCGTACGGGACGCGGTCCTCCTCAACACGGCGGCGGCGCTGGTCGCCCTCAACCCGGGTGGCGGATCGCTGACCGAAGAGATCGCGGCGGGCATCGAGAAGGCGCGGGAGTCCCTGGACTCCGGGAGCGCGCAGGCGGCGCTGGAGCGGTGGGTGGCCGCCAGCAACGCCTGA
- a CDS encoding aminotransferase class V-fold PLP-dependent enzyme: protein MPASPVATVTTASSPAAVCAADCAEPCCDAPLPVLGRDVAVPLVTGGEVTYAALDYAASAPALQRVWDDVAAYAPYYGSVHRGAGYLSQLSTDLFENSRVTVREFLDCRESDQVVFTRSTTDSLNLLAAVLPADCQVFVFETEHHASLLPWQDAHVTYLNAPRTPAQAVETLERALADRDPYGPALVCVTGASNVTGEIWPVRELAAAAHAHGARIVLDAAQLAPHHPVSVQELDVDWVAFSGHKLYAPFGSGVLAGRADWLQDAEPYLAGGGASKKVARRTDGGVDVEWHTTAARHEAGSPNVIGVYAIASACKALTEAGFDALVRREQALVRTVREGLAEVGAVKVLSLFGDDAPRVGVISFVVDGWNSSHFAAALSAEYGIGVRDGLFCAHPLVRTLLGSDPQDPGECGAPEAEPGERSLNAIRVSFGAGTPDEHVERFVGAVKELVADGAQWNYRTEGGRCVPAV from the coding sequence ATGCCCGCATCGCCCGTCGCCACCGTCACCACCGCTTCCTCCCCGGCCGCCGTCTGCGCCGCCGACTGCGCCGAGCCCTGCTGTGATGCGCCGCTGCCCGTCCTCGGCCGGGACGTGGCCGTGCCGCTCGTCACCGGGGGCGAAGTCACGTACGCGGCCCTCGACTACGCGGCCAGCGCCCCGGCGCTCCAGCGGGTGTGGGACGACGTCGCCGCGTACGCCCCGTACTACGGCAGCGTGCACCGCGGCGCCGGATACCTCTCGCAGCTCTCCACCGACCTGTTCGAGAACAGCCGGGTGACGGTGCGCGAGTTCCTCGACTGCCGCGAGAGCGACCAGGTCGTCTTCACCCGCTCCACCACCGACTCGCTGAACCTCCTGGCCGCCGTACTGCCCGCAGACTGCCAGGTGTTCGTCTTCGAGACCGAGCACCACGCGTCGCTGCTGCCGTGGCAGGACGCGCACGTGACGTACCTGAACGCCCCGCGCACCCCGGCCCAGGCCGTCGAGACGCTGGAGCGGGCCCTCGCCGACCGCGACCCGTACGGTCCGGCGCTGGTGTGCGTGACGGGCGCGTCGAACGTCACCGGTGAGATCTGGCCGGTGCGCGAACTGGCCGCCGCCGCGCACGCCCACGGCGCGCGGATCGTGCTGGACGCGGCGCAGCTCGCACCTCACCACCCCGTCTCCGTCCAGGAGTTGGACGTCGACTGGGTCGCCTTCTCCGGCCACAAGCTGTACGCGCCGTTCGGTTCGGGCGTGCTCGCCGGGCGGGCCGACTGGCTCCAGGACGCCGAGCCGTACCTCGCGGGCGGCGGCGCGTCGAAGAAGGTCGCACGGCGCACGGACGGCGGCGTGGACGTCGAGTGGCACACCACGGCCGCCCGCCACGAGGCCGGTTCGCCGAACGTCATCGGCGTGTACGCGATCGCCTCCGCCTGCAAGGCGCTCACCGAGGCGGGCTTCGACGCGCTGGTGCGGCGCGAGCAGGCGCTCGTGCGCACGGTGCGCGAGGGCCTCGCGGAGGTCGGCGCGGTGAAGGTGCTGTCGCTCTTCGGCGACGACGCCCCGCGCGTCGGCGTCATCTCCTTCGTCGTGGACGGCTGGAACAGCTCGCACTTCGCCGCCGCGCTCTCCGCCGAGTACGGAATCGGCGTACGGGACGGCCTGTTCTGCGCGCACCCGCTGGTCCGCACGCTGCTCGGCAGCGACCCGCAGGACCCGGGCGAGTGCGGTGCGCCGGAGGCCGAGCCGGGCGAGCGCTCCCTGAACGCCATCCGGGTCAGCTTCGGCGCGGGCACCCCGGACGAGCACGTGGAGCGGTTCGTGGGCGCGGTCAAGGAGCTCGTCGCCGACGGAGCCCAGTGGAACTACCGCACCGAGGGAGGCCGTTGCGTCCCCGCGGTCTGA
- a CDS encoding cell wall metabolism sensor histidine kinase WalK, producing the protein MAVALVAVATTTRSILLRDVDSRISQLLTQETGEFANFVAQGVDPDAGGRFTNTERLLDVFLQRQYSDPDEELLGLLRTGDPRPRLLRQSRDFPPGTALHQDPASVTEIFASDASSGTLTRSEGEVAWAKVPITAGPGGTDRTGRTEGAFVVAFHTDRERAVADETFRLLLAISGVALLMTTGIGWAVAGRILAPVRVVRATAAQLTEQDLTRRIPVQGRDDIAALAETFNGMLDRLERAFAVQREFVDDAGHELRTPITIVRGHLELMGDDPAEREETVRLVTEELDRMSRIVEDLLLLAKAERPDFVAPEPVQVAELTADVFVKARALGEREWVLAEVADAKALLDPQRITQAMVQLAQNAVQHTRRGERVAVGSCVRVRASGVRIELYVADSGPGVQPQDAAVIFERFRRGTARRGARATGAGLGLSIVQAIAEGHQGRAELRPTEGGGATFALVLDATAPTTEATPHTP; encoded by the coding sequence ATGGCGGTGGCGCTGGTCGCCGTCGCCACGACCACGCGCTCGATCCTCCTGAGGGACGTGGACAGCCGGATCAGCCAGCTGCTCACCCAGGAGACGGGGGAGTTCGCGAACTTCGTGGCACAGGGCGTCGACCCGGACGCCGGGGGGCGCTTCACGAACACCGAGCGACTGCTCGACGTCTTCCTCCAGCGCCAGTACTCCGATCCCGACGAGGAACTCCTCGGTCTGCTCCGCACCGGTGACCCGCGTCCGCGTCTCCTGCGCCAGTCCCGCGACTTCCCGCCGGGCACCGCCCTGCACCAGGACCCGGCATCCGTGACGGAGATCTTCGCGTCCGACGCCTCCTCGGGCACGCTGACGCGCTCCGAGGGAGAGGTGGCGTGGGCGAAGGTGCCGATCACGGCCGGCCCAGGAGGCACGGATCGCACGGGCCGGACGGAAGGGGCCTTCGTGGTCGCCTTCCACACCGACCGCGAACGGGCCGTCGCCGACGAGACGTTCCGCCTTCTCCTCGCGATCTCCGGGGTGGCGCTGCTGATGACCACCGGCATCGGCTGGGCGGTCGCCGGGCGGATACTCGCCCCGGTCCGGGTGGTACGGGCCACGGCCGCCCAGCTCACCGAGCAGGACCTCACCCGGCGCATCCCGGTGCAGGGCCGCGACGACATCGCGGCACTCGCCGAGACGTTCAACGGGATGCTGGACCGGCTGGAGCGGGCGTTCGCCGTCCAGCGCGAGTTCGTCGACGACGCGGGGCACGAGTTGCGTACGCCCATCACGATCGTGCGCGGGCATCTGGAGCTGATGGGCGACGACCCCGCGGAGCGCGAGGAGACGGTGCGTCTGGTCACCGAGGAGCTGGACCGGATGAGCCGCATCGTGGAGGACCTGCTGCTCCTCGCCAAGGCGGAGCGCCCCGACTTCGTGGCGCCGGAACCGGTGCAGGTCGCCGAGCTGACGGCGGACGTCTTCGTCAAGGCGCGGGCCCTCGGCGAGCGGGAGTGGGTGCTGGCGGAAGTGGCCGACGCCAAGGCCCTGCTGGACCCGCAGCGGATCACCCAGGCCATGGTGCAGCTCGCGCAGAACGCGGTGCAGCACACCCGGCGGGGCGAGCGCGTCGCGGTCGGCTCGTGCGTGCGCGTGCGGGCCTCGGGCGTACGGATCGAGCTGTACGTCGCCGACAGCGGGCCCGGGGTGCAGCCGCAGGACGCGGCGGTGATCTTCGAACGGTTCCGGCGCGGGACGGCCCGCAGGGGCGCACGGGCGACCGGGGCGGGCCTGGGCCTGTCCATCGTGCAGGCGATAGCCGAGGGTCATCAGGGCCGGGCCGAGCTGCGCCCCACCGAGGGAGGGGGCGCGACCTTCGCCCTCGTACTGGACGCCACGGCGCCCACGACGGAAGCGACACCGCACACGCCGTGA
- a CDS encoding Lrp/AsnC family transcriptional regulator: MITAIVLIKTSVDRIPEIAESIAALESVSEVFSVTGTYDLIAMVRVGRHDDLADIIPGSISKIPGVEGTDTHVAFRTYSQHDLEAAFAIGLDG; encoded by the coding sequence GTGATCACCGCGATCGTGCTCATCAAGACCAGCGTGGACCGCATCCCCGAGATCGCCGAGTCGATCGCCGCGCTGGAAAGCGTCAGCGAGGTCTTCTCCGTCACCGGTACGTACGACCTGATCGCCATGGTGCGCGTCGGGCGGCACGACGACCTGGCGGACATCATCCCCGGCTCCATCAGCAAGATCCCGGGCGTCGAGGGCACGGACACGCACGTCGCGTTCCGCACGTACTCGCAGCACGACCTGGAGGCGGCGTTCGCGATCGGGCTGGACGGCTGA
- a CDS encoding rhomboid family intramembrane serine protease, with amino-acid sequence MTYVVIGVCCVVFLLGPASGFNPAYGTGDALLAAQSAYFERWGVVPAELVTGTGHALLTPFTALFVHGNWLHLLGNALFLYVFGAMTEERMGRLAYALFYVICGYLALVAYALAHATSDETLVGASGAISAVLGAFLRLFPHARVTSLFPFLLFLPLRFPAWIVLIFWFVLQWLAAQGLGEGAGVAYLAHVVGFAGGFLYAWARYRRTTTVAGAAASPATEGESQP; translated from the coding sequence GTGACGTACGTCGTGATCGGTGTCTGCTGCGTGGTCTTCCTGCTCGGCCCCGCGTCCGGATTCAATCCCGCGTACGGAACCGGGGACGCGCTCCTCGCCGCGCAGAGCGCCTACTTCGAACGCTGGGGCGTCGTCCCGGCGGAACTGGTCACCGGCACAGGACACGCCCTGCTCACCCCGTTCACCGCCCTGTTCGTGCACGGCAACTGGCTCCACCTGCTGGGCAACGCCCTCTTCCTGTACGTCTTCGGCGCGATGACCGAGGAACGCATGGGCCGCCTCGCGTACGCCCTGTTCTACGTGATCTGCGGCTACCTCGCCCTCGTCGCGTACGCCCTCGCGCACGCCACGTCGGACGAGACGCTGGTCGGGGCCTCGGGGGCCATCTCGGCGGTGCTGGGCGCTTTCCTGCGGCTGTTCCCGCACGCCCGGGTCACCAGCCTCTTCCCGTTCCTGCTGTTCCTGCCGCTGCGCTTCCCCGCCTGGATCGTGCTGATCTTCTGGTTCGTGCTCCAGTGGCTGGCGGCACAGGGGCTGGGCGAGGGGGCCGGCGTCGCCTACCTCGCGCACGTGGTGGGCTTCGCGGGGGGCTTCCTCTACGCGTGGGCGCGATATCGCCGTACGACTACAGTGGCGGGCGCAGCAGCATCACCGGCCACCGAGGGAGAAAGCCAGCCGTGA